A window from Erythrolamprus reginae isolate rEryReg1 chromosome 11, rEryReg1.hap1, whole genome shotgun sequence encodes these proteins:
- the TMEM234 gene encoding transmembrane protein 234, translated as MASLGEVAALFLVAILWGTTNPFLKRGTVGLEQVKRKSRLQQMLAEIKFLCLNYKYMLPFIVNQCGSFVYYLALASTDLTLAVPLCNSLTVVFTMATGKVLGENIGGPRAVLGMFLVVLGIAICTVSSGHKKP; from the exons GTGAGGTTGCAGCTTTGTTTTTGGTAGCAATTCTTTGGGGAACAACCAATCCATTTTTGAAAAGAGGAACTGTGGGTCTGGAGCAGGTAAAGAGAAAAAGCAGACTTCAGCAGATGCTGGCGGAAATAAAGTTCCTTTGCCTGAATTACAAG TACATGTTGCCATTTATTGTAAACCAGTGTGGCTCATTCGTCTATTATCTCGCATTAGCATCCACAG ACCTAACCTTGGCTGTGCCTCTTTGTAATTCCTTGACCGTGGTCTTCACAATGGCAACAGGGAAAGTTCTTGGAGAAAACATAGGTGGCCCAA GGGCTGTCCTGGGAATGTTCTTGGTAGTCTTGGGCATTGCCATCTGCACAGTTTCATCTGGGCACAAAAAGCCATGA